A genomic segment from Treponema sp. Marseille-Q3903 encodes:
- a CDS encoding MATE family efflux transporter produces MKKSNQINMTEGSIFGKLLQFSIPLIFSSILQLLFNAADIIVVGRFAGDNSLAAVGSTGSLINLLVNLFTGLSIGSNVVAANYFGAGNSKELKDTVHTSILLSVYSGIILTAVGIAGSRIILRMMQAPDEVLNLATLYLKIYFSGITATMVYNFGSALLRAKGDTKRPLYILFLAGILNLVLNLIFVIIFKMDVAGVAWATVISQTLAAILIITILVFEKDDFHLSLHNLKINMSIFARIVKIGLPAGFQGIMFSFSNVIIQSSVNTFGATLIAGNSAVCNIEGFVYTAMNGFSQGSLTFCSQNAGAKKFDRIRRLTWISQFSIVVIGTVLCTIFLLFRYRFLGIYTKSPDVIQAGMIRCWVIFTTYYLCGMMDGMANTIRGIGHSLMPVISSLLGACLFRIIWLVTIFQIPQLHTPKTIFISYPVSWVLTFIANLIFYNIYINRLSPKKKKIKETLPSR; encoded by the coding sequence ATGAAAAAATCAAACCAAATAAACATGACTGAAGGTTCTATCTTTGGGAAGTTGCTTCAGTTTTCAATCCCGCTTATTTTTTCCAGCATCTTACAGTTGCTTTTTAATGCTGCCGATATCATAGTTGTAGGAAGATTTGCGGGAGACAACTCGCTTGCGGCAGTCGGTTCTACAGGTTCTCTGATAAATCTTTTAGTCAATCTTTTTACAGGTCTTTCAATCGGCTCGAATGTAGTTGCTGCCAATTATTTTGGAGCTGGAAACTCAAAGGAATTAAAGGACACTGTACACACATCAATTCTGCTTTCTGTATACAGCGGAATCATTTTGACTGCCGTAGGGATTGCCGGTTCACGCATCATTTTACGGATGATGCAAGCTCCTGACGAAGTTCTAAATCTTGCGACACTTTATCTTAAAATTTATTTTAGTGGGATTACAGCGACGATGGTATACAATTTTGGAAGCGCCTTACTGCGTGCAAAAGGAGACACAAAGCGACCGTTGTATATTTTGTTTCTCGCAGGCATTCTAAATCTTGTCTTAAACCTGATTTTTGTAATCATATTTAAGATGGATGTTGCGGGAGTTGCATGGGCTACAGTCATATCACAGACTCTAGCCGCGATTCTTATAATTACAATTTTAGTTTTTGAAAAAGATGATTTTCATCTAAGCCTTCATAACTTAAAAATCAACATGTCAATATTTGCACGAATCGTAAAAATAGGGCTGCCGGCAGGATTTCAGGGGATTATGTTTTCATTTTCGAACGTAATCATACAGTCATCGGTGAATACTTTTGGGGCAACACTGATTGCAGGAAACTCCGCAGTTTGCAACATCGAAGGTTTTGTTTATACCGCTATGAACGGATTTTCACAAGGTTCTCTCACATTCTGTTCTCAAAACGCAGGTGCAAAAAAGTTTGACAGAATCAGAAGACTAACATGGATTTCTCAATTTTCTATAGTTGTTATCGGAACTGTTTTATGCACAATTTTTCTTTTATTCCGCTATAGATTCCTTGGAATTTACACAAAAAGTCCCGATGTAATTCAAGCCGGCATGATTCGCTGCTGGGTTATATTTACAACATATTATCTTTGCGGAATGATGGACGGAATGGCAAACACTATACGCGGGATAGGACATTCACTCATGCCTGTTATATCTTCATTGCTTGGCGCGTGCCTTTTCAGAATAATATGGTTAGTGACAATATTTCAGATACCACAGTTGCATACGCCGAAGACGATATTTATCTCATATCCGGTCAGCTGGGTTTTGACATTTATAGCGAATTTAATTTTTTATAATATATACATCAACCGTCTGTCACCAAAAAAGAAAAAAATCAAAGAAACATTGCCGTCAAGATAA